The genomic window AATGAGGATACATTCAGATGTTATGTTTACACAATTAAGTTTTTCACTTTTGAGGTTTGTCCTGTTTTGCTTGTCAAGGTTGAACAACAACCTAATGGCTGTTGTATTAAGCTTTTGTCTTGCAAGCTCGAGGGCTCGCCTATCGTTGCCTCTCAGAATGATAAGTTTGATGCTATAATGGTGAACCGGATATCTTGTGAGACTAACTCAAATGACTCATTGGTGCAACAACTCACGTCGGACACTATAATTGAGGTTGTTCTACTCTACTTTCTATTGTTTTTGTTAGGAGTCATACATTGGTTGAGAGATAACCCGagaatatgtttataagtggggggaaattctcattttttatttgtcatgtagtttagtggctagaaatttacCCTTGAGGGGAATAAATGGGGAATCCCGATTCAAACCCCGAcacttgcatatataatgtgatgttcctaccaactgaggaATGCTCATGAGGACAATATTCACCTTACAaatcggttttgtaaggttgagttaggcccaacccaaattctaagattgTATCATAGTCTCCTCCGAGATCTGTTAGGTTGGGCTACCTGCTATCAGGTTTCTGCTATTAGGCGACCcgccatttatatccacgcatcCAGCCCAAATTCTAAGAGTATTCTTGTGATTTTTAATTCGTGGCATTTTGATTAAAGTTTTCTTTTGATTGCTATGTTGAATTCAGGTAAGCATTGAAGTTCCTTTCGCTTTCAAAGCAATACCAAAGCCAGCAATTGAATCAGCTGGGACTCAAGTCCTTGAACAAATACTCAAGATTATGCTTCCCCGTTTTATGTCACAGGTTTGTTGATGCTCAATATACTATTTACAAGGTTGATTTAGGATGTGTTTCTATTTTTGtatgaaagaagaaaatcaCTTTGACAAAGAACAAATTACAAAGGGATAGAGGAACAAAGAGTGCTCCTTAACATAAGAgcaaaacacacacaaaaatgaTCAAAGCCATCCAATCCTTGAGATATCTCTTAGGAACCCCATTTAAAATACACGTGCTTTATACCAAATTAAAGCCAGACGTGAGACGCGTAATCTTATCTCAAATCAACTTTTGCTCCACGAGAAAAACTCATTAAAAACATGATAGCTATGCCCTAGTTCTTTGGCACGGAAATGTTCATCTGTTGCCTCTttacacaaccatagtcatgaaATCTAATAAGCATAAATATGTCCAGGCGACAAGGACCCACAACGCAATATCCAACAAATTTGCCAACTACAAAAGATTGTTATATTACCAAATGTATAAAAAGTAACCAGGATATTGAATGTTTACACACGTCAGGGTCTGTGAAGTTATAGgtataataaaaattagagtCGAAGTTACATAACTTGACAGTTCAAAATTACTTTGATTTACAAAAAGACCCCTCCAACAGCAACTCAATTCTGACCtaggactatttttttttcttgaagtGTACTACAATTAAATGATCCAAATCTGACTGTCTCTAGTATCTATATCTATCAAGTTATTAGCTGTCTGACTTGATATCCCTGCAACATCAAATACTGTGAAGATAAACTTATGTAATACAACTGACCAAGGTTGCTTTGGGTTTCAATCACAAACGCGTAGATAATTTTGACTTCATATATCAAACTGTTCTCAACATTCAATCCTTTTGAAATGATTTTGGCAGCAATCATGATAGGAATTTTAACTACAGTATGTTCTAGAAATTAACTAAAAGTTATACAAGGGCTAAATATGGCAAGGCCaagtttgagcttatagctgataactTATAAGTTCGTACGACCAACGACctgtttggtaacaattttttctcacgagcttataaattttatttactagcttatagtgtTTTTTGATAAGCGAATTCAAATAGattaacatattattttttatcttaattttacCCTTGTtatcttaattaaaaatagtttatgttatTTCGTATTTATTAGCTAGTTCAACAACTAATTTTACCAACCACTACAAATTCAACCCGCTAGCTTATCTTCTATTAGCTATACTTTATAAGTTCATCCGCTATTagctatttttttaccaaacagagccaagATTGCATTCAAAGCTCACCATAAAAATTTGTATAATAAGCGATAAAAAGGGTTACTCTGAAAATAAATGGAGTATTTAATaccaatttatatataattgtgTTTAAGTATAGACACAAttcctgtaaaaaaaaaaagtatagacACAATAGCCAAAACTGTTTATCCTACATGAATGATGAATCTGACTTCATCTTCAGACAAGGTAGCCTATTTCATAAGTAGAGTTATCATATCCTCACCCAATAGATGCACATGATAAGATACAGGTTCTCATCATCCTggaaaaaactataaaattttACTATGCTATTTATATAAGATAATGATTTGATACAAAACACCAAGAATTAATCCTTATTTATATAGAATACAAGA from Trifolium pratense cultivar HEN17-A07 linkage group LG1, ARS_RC_1.1, whole genome shotgun sequence includes these protein-coding regions:
- the LOC123901883 gene encoding uncharacterized protein LOC123901883 isoform X1 gives rise to the protein MASSIVSSIIPISSFQPKQQRFPLRASAASPATQKARFVARRKESVSVQQLQRPLIEYMSLPASQYSVLDAERIERVNEDTFRCYVYTIKFFTFEVCPVLLVKVEQQPNGCCIKLLSCKLEGSPIVASQNDKFDAIMVNRISCETNSNDSLVQQLTSDTIIEVSIEVPFAFKAIPKPAIESAGTQVLEQILKIMLPRFMSQLFLLNSLLKIIKPGPLEIPQGNLLGQVNYEIMGNK
- the LOC123901883 gene encoding uncharacterized protein SYNPCC7002_A1590 isoform X2, which gives rise to MASSIVSSIIPISSFQPKQQRFPLRASAASPATQKARFVARRKESVSVQQLQRPLIEYMSLPASQYSVLDAERIERVNEDTFRCYVYTIKFFTFEVCPVLLVKVEQQPNGCCIKLLSCKLEGSPIVASQNDKFDAIMVNRISCETNSNDSLVQQLTSDTIIEVSIEVPFAFKAIPKPAIESAGTQVLEQILKIMLPRFMSQLVKDYQAWASGNTSRQPLGTGEL